A genomic stretch from Desulfocurvibacter africanus subsp. africanus DSM 2603 includes:
- a CDS encoding 4Fe-4S dicluster domain-containing protein, with the protein MSKYYIRTNQARCISCKACEVHCKAKNRVPKGAKLGILVSTNPVKEGDNPKILNLFMPCFHCEQPWCVAACPTGAMTRRDKDGIVYVNAELCVGCKACIVACPWKIPQWDETSGRAIKCDFCRDRLDQGLKPACVTACTARALEFVEPNTESEKTRKAIGLKMIER; encoded by the coding sequence ATGAGCAAGTACTATATCCGCACAAATCAGGCCCGGTGCATATCCTGTAAGGCCTGCGAAGTTCACTGCAAGGCCAAGAATCGTGTGCCCAAGGGCGCCAAACTGGGCATTCTGGTTTCCACCAATCCGGTTAAGGAAGGCGACAATCCCAAGATTCTCAATCTGTTCATGCCTTGCTTCCACTGTGAGCAGCCCTGGTGCGTGGCTGCTTGTCCAACCGGGGCCATGACCAGACGCGATAAAGACGGCATCGTCTATGTCAATGCGGAACTGTGCGTCGGCTGTAAGGCCTGCATTGTAGCTTGTCCCTGGAAGATTCCGCAGTGGGACGAGACCTCCGGCCGGGCCATCAAGTGCGACTTCTGCCGCGACAGACTCGATCAGGGGCTGAAGCCGGCTTGTGTCACGGCCTGCACGGCTCGGGCACTGGAGTTCGTGGAGCCCAATACCGAGAGCGAGAAGACACGCAAGGCCATCGGCCTGAAGATGATCGAGCGCTAA
- a CDS encoding sulfite exporter TauE/SafE family protein, whose translation MRIGKHAFLVAALVLVVAVVLVQPAWADKLADAIQEGITSGKVDPTADPGYLGIPGAPNVNLILAFVWAIWVGWIFSTVGAFGGVMAGVGHITIYGLGNYGKSFGKGATLNKMVTDSIRVSNQFLVGTSALITSFNYYKMGRLVLPLGVALAIGSILGSWLVPFLTAGKVSFSQYQGWFGVFVLALGVFLFYQTTPAGSASQKKAKVAAKAFQDSVKKQKEGGKVDLAAQGVRVVSFSPSKVVFTFFGVEFSFNPLIPILGGFVIASIAAFLGVGGGFLLVPFLTSVAGLPMYLVAGTSALAVLIGMITSIITYITQGALVDWGLVGIEIIGIVIGSVIGPKTSKYIPDRWLKILFIVLAFYVGLRYIGRGFDIGFLKIIP comes from the coding sequence GTGAGAATCGGTAAACATGCCTTTCTCGTCGCAGCGCTAGTGCTCGTTGTGGCAGTGGTCTTGGTTCAACCCGCTTGGGCTGATAAGCTGGCCGACGCCATTCAGGAGGGAATCACCTCCGGCAAGGTCGATCCAACTGCTGATCCCGGTTATCTTGGCATCCCCGGAGCCCCCAATGTGAACCTCATCCTGGCCTTTGTGTGGGCGATATGGGTAGGCTGGATTTTCTCCACCGTCGGCGCCTTCGGCGGCGTCATGGCCGGCGTTGGTCACATCACGATCTACGGCCTGGGCAACTACGGCAAGAGCTTCGGCAAGGGCGCCACGCTCAACAAAATGGTCACGGACTCCATCCGCGTATCCAACCAGTTCCTCGTGGGCACCTCGGCGCTGATCACCTCCTTCAACTACTACAAGATGGGGCGCCTTGTGCTGCCTTTGGGCGTGGCCCTGGCCATCGGCTCCATCCTGGGCTCCTGGCTCGTTCCGTTCCTGACCGCAGGCAAGGTGAGCTTCTCCCAATACCAGGGCTGGTTCGGCGTGTTCGTTCTGGCGCTGGGTGTATTCCTCTTCTACCAGACCACTCCGGCCGGCTCGGCCAGCCAGAAGAAGGCCAAGGTAGCCGCCAAGGCCTTCCAGGACAGCGTGAAGAAGCAGAAGGAAGGCGGCAAGGTCGACTTGGCGGCCCAGGGCGTGCGCGTGGTCAGCTTTTCGCCGTCCAAGGTCGTGTTCACCTTCTTCGGCGTCGAATTCTCCTTCAACCCGCTCATCCCTATCTTGGGCGGCTTCGTCATCGCATCCATCGCGGCCTTCCTGGGTGTGGGCGGCGGCTTCCTGCTCGTGCCCTTCCTGACCTCCGTGGCCGGCCTGCCCATGTACCTGGTCGCCGGCACCTCGGCCCTGGCCGTGCTTATCGGCATGATCACCTCCATCATCACCTATATCACCCAGGGCGCGCTGGTTGACTGGGGTTTGGTGGGCATAGAGATCATCGGCATCGTCATCGGCTCCGTGATCGGCCCCAAGACCTCCAAGTACATCCCGGACCGCTGGCTCAAGATCCTGTTCATCGTCCTGGCCTTCTACGTGGGCCTGCGTTACATCGGCCGAGGGTTCGACATTGGCTTCCTGAAGATCATCCCTTAA
- a CDS encoding type I restriction enzyme HsdR N-terminal domain-containing protein: protein MHEVSLGGTLLDYLTGEQVERTTYEDLRQALARMLVEEKGYPSDSLRPRVEIPFHIDGEQQSRTADLVAYDEFDHPLLLVIFCAGAPGTYDRESVASARLINGGPAPLVVVTDTRDAVLLETSRGRVLANGMAALPAWTDLRAKAEAVEQRPLSAEARQREERILHAYTGFLKTCCGESCDLK from the coding sequence ATGCACGAAGTCAGCCTGGGTGGAACCCTGCTCGACTACCTGACCGGCGAGCAAGTGGAGCGTACGACTTACGAGGATCTGCGTCAGGCCCTGGCGCGCATGCTTGTGGAAGAGAAAGGCTATCCCTCCGACAGCCTGCGGCCCCGCGTGGAGATTCCTTTCCATATCGATGGTGAACAGCAGAGCCGCACGGCCGATTTGGTCGCGTACGATGAATTCGACCATCCGTTGCTGCTGGTCATCTTCTGCGCCGGCGCGCCCGGCACCTATGACCGCGAGTCCGTGGCCTCCGCCCGCCTCATAAACGGCGGACCCGCGCCGCTCGTGGTGGTTACCGACACCCGCGACGCCGTGCTGCTGGAGACATCCCGAGGCCGCGTCCTGGCCAACGGCATGGCCGCCCTGCCGGCCTGGACCGATCTGCGCGCCAAGGCCGAGGCCGTGGAGCAGCGTCCTCTGTCCGCGGAGGCCCGCCAGCGCGAGGAGCGCATCCTGCACGCCTACACCGGCTTCCTAAAAACCTGCTGCGGCGAATCCTGCGACCTGAAATAG
- a CDS encoding LarC family nickel insertion protein — translation MRAIFLDPAGGIGGDMFLAALCHLGLNPENLGQALSQAGVETKVWAEPRRVGGLAGMGLRIEAAAEQPLRHLSEIEAVIARLPLSEAVRKLSLEAFRRLAEVEAGVHGVDMAQVHFHEVGAVDTLVDVVGAIWGLEELGVAQVVSGPLPWFSGTVSCAHGLLPLPAPATARLMAGKPVYPTEARDELITPTGALIVDRLAKAFVPGPCGTVLGVGVGYGDRVVEGRVNGLRLFLYETEAGQETE, via the coding sequence ATGCGAGCCATCTTCCTGGACCCGGCCGGCGGCATCGGCGGGGATATGTTCCTGGCGGCCTTGTGCCACTTGGGTCTTAATCCCGAGAACCTGGGGCAGGCGCTCAGCCAGGCCGGCGTTGAAACCAAGGTATGGGCCGAGCCGCGCAGAGTGGGCGGCCTGGCGGGCATGGGCCTGCGTATAGAGGCCGCTGCCGAACAGCCTCTGCGTCACCTGTCGGAGATAGAGGCCGTCATCGCGCGCCTGCCTCTGTCCGAAGCTGTGCGCAAACTCAGCCTGGAGGCCTTCCGCAGGCTGGCCGAGGTTGAGGCCGGTGTGCACGGCGTGGATATGGCGCAGGTGCATTTCCACGAAGTCGGCGCCGTGGACACGCTGGTGGACGTGGTGGGGGCAATCTGGGGACTGGAGGAACTGGGCGTGGCGCAGGTGGTCAGCGGCCCATTGCCCTGGTTTTCCGGAACGGTCTCCTGCGCCCATGGCCTGTTGCCTCTTCCGGCTCCCGCTACCGCCAGGCTCATGGCCGGCAAACCCGTGTACCCCACCGAGGCCCGTGACGAGCTTATCACGCCCACGGGCGCGCTCATCGTGGATCGCTTGGCGAAGGCCTTCGTTCCTGGGCCTTGCGGCACTGTGCTGGGCGTGGGCGTGGGTTACGGCGACAGGGTTGTTGAAGGCCGAGTCAACGGACTGCGCCTGTTTCTGTACGAGACGGAAGCAGGGCAAGAGACGGAATAG
- a CDS encoding CBS and ACT domain-containing protein, with protein MLIKDWMNTPVITVGPDESMMKASKLLKDKNIRRLPVVDDTGKLIGILSDRDIKEASPSKATTLDVHELYYLLSEIKVKDIMTKNPVRLKAEDSVEKAAVLLSEKSLGGLPIVDDNDSVVGIITEKDMFDILIEITRVRDGGVQMGFQLPRTPGALKPILEDLAGSGAKILSIITVYPKGQPNRKAFIRIDEMEKSELNKLRDALASRYELLFFLRDNLHSLI; from the coding sequence ATGCTTATAAAGGACTGGATGAACACTCCGGTGATCACCGTCGGTCCCGACGAATCCATGATGAAGGCCTCCAAGCTATTGAAAGACAAGAACATTCGCCGCCTGCCCGTTGTGGATGACACTGGCAAGCTCATCGGCATCCTTTCGGATCGCGACATCAAGGAAGCCTCGCCCTCCAAGGCTACTACCCTGGACGTCCACGAGTTGTACTATCTGCTCTCGGAGATCAAGGTCAAAGACATCATGACCAAGAATCCCGTGCGCCTGAAGGCGGAGGACAGCGTGGAAAAAGCCGCGGTGCTCCTGTCCGAAAAGTCGCTCGGCGGCCTGCCCATTGTTGACGACAATGACTCGGTGGTGGGCATTATCACCGAGAAGGATATGTTCGACATCCTGATCGAGATCACCCGCGTGCGCGACGGTGGCGTACAGATGGGTTTTCAGCTCCCGCGCACGCCCGGCGCGCTCAAGCCGATCCTTGAGGATCTCGCCGGCAGCGGAGCCAAAATCCTGTCCATCATCACCGTCTACCCCAAGGGCCAGCCCAACCGTAAAGCCTTCATCCGCATCGACGAGATGGAAAAATCCGAGCTCAACAAGCTCAGGGACGCCCTGGCCTCGCGCTACGAGCTGCTCTTCTTCCTCCGCGACAACCTGCACTCGCTTATCTAG
- a CDS encoding potassium channel family protein, with protein sequence MKYMPSQLMYFFQSRTARRNVSKLLQYLAIIAVLVAVYSVVFHYLMRLEGRDHTWLTGIYWTLTVMSTLGFGDITFTTDLGRAFSLLVLLTGVIYLLVMLPFSFIQFFYAPWLDAQAKARAPRELPSGKAGHVILTSFDPVSASFAKRLIQYGYDYALLQADLPRALELYDQGYKVVVGELDDPETYRRLRVEGAAMVFVNNDDMRNTNIAFTVRELTSNATVIATADMDDSLDILSLAGSSHVFQFTKLLGQALARRLIGSSTRANVIGRLDGLLIAEAPAMRTPLQGKRLRDSRLRETTGVSVVGVWERGNFHIPGPDTLIGQSTVLVLAGTNEQFERYDAVMGKDLPHDSPVIILGGGRVGQAAAQVLEERGISYRIVEKNPKAVRDADKYVLGSAADLDTLLVAGIREAPSVFISTHNDDLNIYLTIYCRKLRPDIQIVSRATLDRNVGTLHAAGADLVMSEASLGANTLINLLRPDNLLMLAEGLNVIRLAVPPSLAGKVLAETDIRARTGCSIIAVQTKDGLQINPDPSLRLGPLDEIIIIGTAEAERCFLRDYAPGGGQVQPRL encoded by the coding sequence ATGAAATATATGCCCTCGCAACTGATGTACTTTTTCCAGAGCAGGACCGCGCGGCGCAACGTAAGCAAGCTCCTGCAGTACCTGGCGATCATCGCGGTGCTGGTCGCCGTCTACAGCGTGGTCTTCCATTACCTCATGCGCCTGGAAGGCCGCGATCACACCTGGCTCACCGGCATCTACTGGACTTTGACTGTCATGAGCACCCTGGGCTTCGGGGACATTACCTTCACCACGGACTTAGGCAGGGCCTTCTCCCTATTGGTGCTGCTCACGGGCGTCATCTACCTGCTGGTCATGCTGCCCTTTTCCTTCATCCAGTTCTTCTATGCCCCTTGGCTGGATGCCCAGGCCAAGGCCCGTGCGCCTCGCGAGTTGCCGTCCGGCAAGGCGGGCCATGTCATTCTAACCAGCTTCGACCCGGTCAGCGCGAGCTTTGCGAAGCGTCTTATACAGTATGGCTACGACTATGCACTGCTTCAAGCGGACCTGCCACGAGCGTTGGAACTCTACGACCAAGGTTACAAGGTCGTGGTGGGCGAGTTGGACGACCCCGAAACCTACCGCCGCCTGCGCGTGGAGGGCGCGGCCATGGTGTTCGTCAACAACGACGACATGCGCAACACCAACATCGCGTTCACGGTGCGCGAGCTTACTTCCAACGCGACCGTAATCGCCACCGCGGATATGGATGACTCCCTGGACATTCTGTCCCTGGCCGGCAGCAGCCATGTCTTCCAGTTCACCAAGCTCCTGGGGCAGGCCTTGGCCCGGCGACTCATCGGCTCCAGCACCCGCGCCAACGTCATCGGTCGGTTGGACGGCTTGCTCATCGCCGAGGCCCCGGCCATGCGCACTCCGCTGCAAGGCAAGCGGCTGCGTGACAGCCGTTTGCGCGAGACCACTGGAGTGAGCGTGGTGGGCGTCTGGGAGCGCGGCAACTTCCACATCCCCGGTCCGGACACGCTCATCGGGCAGAGCACGGTACTCGTGCTGGCCGGCACCAACGAGCAGTTCGAACGCTACGACGCGGTCATGGGCAAGGACTTGCCGCACGATTCGCCGGTGATCATCCTGGGCGGCGGCAGGGTAGGCCAAGCCGCGGCCCAGGTGCTCGAAGAGCGCGGCATCTCTTATCGTATCGTGGAAAAGAACCCCAAGGCCGTCAGGGATGCCGACAAATACGTGCTGGGCAGCGCCGCGGACCTGGATACGCTGCTGGTCGCGGGCATCCGGGAAGCGCCCTCGGTGTTCATCTCCACCCATAACGACGACCTTAATATCTACCTGACCATCTACTGCCGTAAGCTGCGCCCGGACATCCAGATCGTAAGCCGGGCCACTCTGGACCGAAACGTGGGAACGCTGCACGCCGCCGGCGCTGATCTGGTCATGTCCGAGGCATCGCTCGGCGCAAATACCCTGATCAACCTGCTGCGGCCGGACAATCTGCTCATGCTGGCCGAAGGGCTGAACGTCATCCGTTTGGCTGTGCCGCCTTCCCTGGCGGGCAAGGTGCTGGCCGAGACCGACATCCGCGCCCGCACTGGCTGCAGCATCATCGCCGTGCAGACCAAAGACGGGCTGCAGATCAACCCTGACCCAAGCCTGCGTTTGGGTCCGCTAGACGAAATCATCATTATTGGAACTGCCGAGGCCGAGCGCTGCTTCTTGCGTGATTACGCGCCCGGAGGCGGGCAGGTGCAGCCGCGCTTGTAA
- the secA gene encoding preprotein translocase subunit SecA, which produces MIGFITKKIFGSMNDRFLKSIDPYVQKINGLEGQTRELKDEDFPVRIREWRDQVAQGRDLDELLPEVFALVREAGRRTLNMRHFDMQLVGGVVLHRGRIAEMKTGEGKTLVATLPVVLNSLKGRGVHVITVNDYLARRDAEWMSAIYNFLGLTVGVILHGLSPEERREAYGSDITYGTNNEFGFDYLRDNMAFSMAHVVQRDLHYAIVDEVDSILIDEARTPLIISGQAEKSTSMYGRINSIVPKLERDKDFSVDEKGKSVSLTEEGVTHAEQILGVENLYDPQNITFQHHILQALKAHSLFQNEVDYIVKEGEVVIVDEFTGRLMPGRRYSDGLHQALEAKEGVAVKAENQTLASITFQNYFRMYDKLAGMTGTADTEAVEFKQIYNLDVTVIPTHKPMVRKDFADIIYKTQREKFEAICKDIAELNRKGQPVLVGTVSIEKSELLSKMLKKSGVPHNVLNAKQHEREAEIVAEAGHKGKVTIATNMAGRGTDIKLGEGVTDLGGLHILGTERHESRRIDNQLRGRSGRQGDPGSSRFYLALDDDLMRLFGSDRIAGLMDRLGMQDGEAIENRMITKAIENAQKRVEAHNFEIRKTLLEYDDVMNQQRHVIYDQRRDLMTLDNLEEHALSFADDLLDETYAMLGGPKDKPDEEILNSVRTRLVEVLDLSRFEEFKQDLPSREQAGEWVQAILDNLKGQAGDHYNEVLRFFMLEALDRNWKDHLLQMDHLREGIGLRGYGQKDPKQEYKREGFELFQDMLFRVKENTMRALTHLRIKQEVREEEFQHKEEPKNVQYSGADKTAAGKQPVKREAPKVGRNDPCPCGSGKKYKKCCGAAG; this is translated from the coding sequence ATGATCGGTTTCATCACGAAGAAGATATTCGGCTCCATGAACGATCGGTTTCTGAAATCGATCGATCCGTACGTGCAGAAAATCAACGGCCTTGAGGGGCAGACGCGCGAGTTGAAGGACGAGGATTTTCCCGTCAGGATACGTGAATGGCGCGACCAGGTTGCCCAGGGCCGCGACCTGGATGAACTGCTGCCCGAGGTTTTCGCCCTGGTGCGCGAGGCCGGCCGCCGGACCCTGAACATGCGCCACTTCGACATGCAGCTCGTGGGCGGCGTCGTGCTCCATCGCGGCCGCATCGCCGAGATGAAGACGGGCGAAGGCAAGACGCTCGTGGCCACCTTGCCCGTGGTGCTGAACTCTCTCAAGGGCCGCGGCGTGCACGTGATCACGGTCAACGACTACCTGGCCCGCCGCGACGCCGAGTGGATGAGCGCCATCTATAACTTCCTGGGCCTGACCGTGGGCGTCATCCTGCACGGCCTGAGCCCCGAGGAGCGCCGCGAGGCCTACGGCTCGGACATCACCTACGGCACCAACAACGAGTTCGGCTTCGACTACCTGCGCGACAACATGGCCTTCTCCATGGCCCATGTGGTTCAGCGCGACCTGCACTACGCAATCGTGGACGAGGTGGACTCCATCCTCATCGACGAGGCGCGCACGCCGCTCATCATTTCGGGTCAGGCCGAGAAGTCCACGTCCATGTACGGGCGCATCAATTCTATCGTGCCCAAGCTGGAGCGCGACAAGGACTTCAGCGTGGACGAGAAGGGCAAGTCCGTATCGCTGACCGAAGAGGGCGTGACCCACGCCGAACAGATCCTGGGCGTGGAGAACCTCTACGATCCCCAGAACATCACTTTCCAGCACCACATCCTGCAGGCCCTCAAGGCTCATAGTTTGTTCCAGAACGAGGTGGACTACATCGTCAAGGAAGGCGAGGTGGTCATCGTGGACGAGTTCACGGGCCGTCTCATGCCCGGACGCCGCTACTCCGACGGCCTGCACCAGGCCCTGGAGGCCAAGGAGGGCGTGGCGGTCAAGGCCGAGAACCAGACGCTCGCTTCCATCACCTTCCAGAACTACTTCCGCATGTACGACAAGCTGGCCGGCATGACCGGCACGGCCGATACCGAGGCGGTGGAGTTCAAGCAAATTTACAACCTGGACGTGACGGTCATCCCCACGCACAAGCCGATGGTGCGCAAGGACTTCGCGGATATCATCTACAAGACGCAACGCGAGAAGTTCGAGGCCATCTGCAAGGATATCGCCGAGCTGAACCGCAAAGGCCAGCCCGTGCTGGTGGGCACCGTGTCCATCGAGAAGTCCGAGCTTTTGTCCAAGATGCTCAAGAAGTCCGGCGTGCCGCACAACGTGCTTAACGCCAAGCAGCACGAGCGCGAGGCCGAGATCGTGGCCGAGGCGGGCCACAAGGGCAAGGTGACCATCGCCACCAACATGGCCGGCCGCGGTACGGACATCAAGCTCGGCGAGGGCGTGACCGACCTCGGCGGCCTGCACATCCTGGGCACTGAGCGCCATGAATCCCGGCGCATCGACAACCAGTTGCGCGGCCGTTCGGGCCGCCAGGGCGACCCAGGCTCATCGCGCTTCTATCTGGCCCTCGACGACGACCTCATGCGCCTGTTCGGCTCCGATCGCATCGCCGGTCTCATGGACCGCCTGGGCATGCAGGATGGCGAAGCCATCGAGAACCGCATGATCACCAAGGCCATCGAGAACGCCCAGAAGCGCGTCGAGGCGCATAACTTCGAAATCCGCAAGACGCTCCTCGAGTACGACGACGTCATGAACCAGCAGCGCCACGTCATCTACGACCAGCGCCGTGATCTCATGACCCTGGACAACCTGGAGGAGCACGCCCTGTCCTTCGCCGACGACCTGCTGGACGAGACATACGCCATGCTGGGCGGACCCAAGGACAAGCCCGACGAGGAAATTCTCAATTCAGTGCGTACACGCCTTGTGGAGGTCTTGGACCTCAGCCGCTTCGAGGAGTTCAAGCAGGATCTTCCGTCCCGCGAGCAGGCCGGCGAATGGGTGCAGGCCATACTGGATAACCTGAAGGGCCAGGCCGGCGACCATTACAACGAGGTGCTGCGTTTCTTCATGCTGGAAGCCCTGGACCGCAACTGGAAGGATCACCTGCTGCAGATGGACCATCTGCGCGAGGGCATCGGCCTGCGCGGCTATGGTCAGAAGGACCCTAAGCAAGAGTACAAGCGCGAGGGCTTCGAGCTGTTCCAGGACATGCTCTTCCGCGTCAAGGAGAACACCATGCGCGCCCTGACCCACCTGCGCATCAAGCAGGAAGTGCGCGAGGAGGAGTTCCAGCACAAGGAAGAGCCCAAGAACGTCCAGTACTCCGGGGCCGATAAGACTGCGGCCGGTAAGCAGCCGGTCAAGCGCGAGGCGCCCAAGGTCGGCCGCAACGACCCCTGCCCCTGCGGCAGCGGCAAGAAGTACAAGAAGTGCTGCGGCGCGGCGGGATAA
- a CDS encoding (Fe-S)-binding protein produces MAHQQQKDYLCLHDGTHLAPKCILCGKCLEVCPLVAATGREELSPRAKFHLAERAADAGSGLDEKKAARLAAMCLACGRCEKACPHGLCGPELASKLRARHPGWHEWLWRQWLTKPGALWPTAGALARLVPGGLAPDTVRTMLKQLAALHGGRNIQPWLGVARYDACGSAKKAVLFEGCTARYAKPHWSETARQIVTGLGYELELGARFECCGCSLGHAGLEDAQRAMQRANVEAWRKAGRPQVIAFCATCRCGLRSYTHIDLGWETFEREEWLRAVMSLAGLMGDTEFQILDNAPDAVHYHRPCHGSGGDQDRLFLSRAMGGRLKKAGLERCCGFGGVMQLADPGLSRAVAARCWEYFEAKPGEQLVTGCSACVLQLAANAPEGVAVGHWLEAIRP; encoded by the coding sequence ATGGCTCATCAGCAGCAGAAAGACTACCTCTGCCTGCACGACGGCACGCATCTCGCGCCCAAGTGCATCCTGTGCGGCAAGTGTCTGGAAGTTTGCCCGCTGGTGGCGGCCACGGGCCGCGAGGAGCTGTCCCCGCGCGCCAAGTTCCACTTGGCCGAGCGCGCTGCCGACGCGGGCAGCGGACTCGATGAGAAGAAGGCCGCCCGCCTGGCGGCCATGTGCCTGGCCTGCGGGCGTTGCGAAAAGGCCTGCCCCCATGGCCTGTGCGGCCCGGAGCTGGCCTCGAAGCTGCGCGCAAGGCATCCGGGCTGGCACGAGTGGCTATGGCGGCAGTGGTTGACCAAGCCCGGCGCGCTGTGGCCCACGGCCGGCGCGTTGGCCAGGCTGGTGCCGGGCGGGCTCGCGCCGGATACGGTCCGAACGATGCTCAAGCAGCTTGCGGCCCTGCATGGCGGTAGAAACATTCAGCCGTGGCTGGGCGTTGCACGCTACGACGCTTGCGGCAGCGCGAAAAAGGCCGTACTTTTCGAGGGTTGCACCGCACGATACGCCAAGCCCCACTGGAGCGAGACCGCACGACAAATTGTCACGGGGCTAGGGTATGAGCTTGAGCTCGGTGCGCGTTTCGAGTGCTGCGGCTGTTCTTTGGGCCATGCGGGTCTGGAGGATGCGCAACGGGCCATGCAGCGCGCCAATGTGGAAGCGTGGCGCAAGGCTGGCCGACCGCAGGTGATCGCTTTTTGCGCCACCTGCCGCTGTGGATTGCGCAGCTACACGCATATTGACCTGGGTTGGGAGACCTTCGAGCGTGAGGAGTGGTTGCGCGCTGTTATGTCCCTGGCCGGACTCATGGGCGACACGGAATTTCAAATTCTGGACAATGCGCCCGATGCGGTGCATTACCATAGGCCTTGCCATGGTTCCGGCGGCGACCAGGACAGGCTCTTCCTGTCCCGGGCCATGGGCGGCCGGCTCAAGAAGGCCGGATTGGAGCGCTGCTGCGGCTTCGGCGGCGTCATGCAGCTTGCCGATCCCGGCCTGTCGCGGGCCGTGGCCGCGCGCTGCTGGGAATATTTCGAAGCCAAGCCCGGCGAGCAGCTGGTCACGGGTTGCAGCGCCTGCGTGCTGCAACTTGCGGCCAATGCGCCCGAGGGAGTGGCCGTGGGCCACTGGCTGGAGGCCATCAGGCCCTGA
- a CDS encoding FAD-binding oxidoreductase, with translation MLTSRHEKFLHDLFPGDASLFTPEEKLIFGTDASRLSGQPWAVVRPENREQIVELLRWAEAEKVPLFTRGRATNVVGGTVPDKGGVVVSMLRMNRVKEISAEDFVAVVEPGVINGDLQKELKKRRLFYPPDPASAAFSTIGGNVAMGAGGMRAVKYGVTRDYVLGVEAVLPGGRVMRLGGRCHKNVAGLDLARLFVGSEGSLGVMTELTLKLLPLPEATASLLAGFGTLDAALDAARAVFGCGTLPTAMEFMAGLVLEAIAGEGEAPWPQGTQAALLLRIDGSESAVAEDLRRLEAVFKRHDPTCLLTGRGQEEEPLWELRRLINPASFRIAPDKISDDVTVPRGKVGEAVKRFQALGRERNLKMLLFGHLGDGNLHVNIMHDASNPDELARARQTKEDVLRVTIELGGTLSGEHGVGLTKLPYLHWQIGEPERALMRDVKKAFDPSGILNPGKGY, from the coding sequence ATGCTCACCTCCCGGCACGAAAAGTTCCTCCACGACCTGTTCCCCGGCGACGCCAGCTTATTCACCCCCGAGGAGAAGCTCATCTTCGGCACCGACGCTAGCCGCCTGAGCGGCCAGCCTTGGGCTGTGGTGCGACCCGAGAATCGCGAACAGATCGTGGAGCTGCTGCGCTGGGCCGAGGCCGAAAAGGTGCCGCTGTTCACGCGCGGACGGGCCACGAACGTGGTCGGCGGGACCGTGCCCGACAAGGGCGGCGTGGTCGTGTCCATGTTGCGCATGAACAGGGTCAAGGAGATCAGCGCCGAGGATTTCGTGGCCGTGGTCGAGCCGGGCGTCATCAATGGCGATTTGCAGAAGGAGCTGAAAAAGCGCCGGCTGTTCTATCCGCCCGACCCGGCCAGCGCGGCCTTCTCCACCATTGGCGGCAACGTGGCCATGGGCGCGGGCGGCATGCGCGCGGTCAAGTACGGCGTGACCAGGGATTACGTGCTCGGCGTGGAAGCCGTGCTGCCGGGCGGCAGGGTCATGCGTCTCGGCGGCCGCTGTCACAAGAACGTGGCCGGCCTGGATCTGGCGCGGCTGTTCGTGGGCAGCGAGGGTTCGCTGGGCGTCATGACCGAACTGACCCTCAAGCTTTTGCCGCTGCCCGAGGCCACGGCCTCGTTGCTGGCTGGATTTGGGACGCTGGACGCGGCCCTGGATGCGGCGCGCGCGGTCTTTGGTTGCGGCACGCTGCCCACGGCCATGGAGTTCATGGCCGGCTTGGTGCTGGAGGCCATCGCCGGCGAGGGCGAGGCTCCCTGGCCCCAAGGCACGCAAGCCGCGCTGCTGTTGCGCATCGACGGCAGCGAGTCCGCCGTGGCCGAGGACCTGCGCCGGCTGGAGGCTGTTTTCAAGCGGCACGATCCCACCTGCCTGCTCACTGGGCGAGGTCAGGAGGAGGAACCCCTGTGGGAGCTGCGCAGACTCATCAATCCGGCCTCATTCCGCATAGCACCGGACAAGATCAGCGACGACGTTACCGTGCCGCGCGGCAAGGTCGGTGAAGCGGTCAAGCGTTTTCAGGCCTTGGGCCGGGAGCGCAATCTTAAGATGCTCCTCTTCGGTCACCTTGGCGACGGCAACCTGCACGTGAACATCATGCATGACGCCTCCAACCCCGATGAACTGGCGCGCGCCCGCCAGACCAAGGAAGACGTCCTGCGCGTCACCATCGAGCTTGGCGGCACCCTGTCCGGCGAGCACGGCGTGGGCCTGACCAAGCTGCCCTATCTGCACTGGCAGATCGGCGAACCGGAGAGGGCGCTTATGCGCGACGTCAAAAAAGCTTTCGACCCGAGCGGGATACTCAATCCCGGAAAGGGCTATTGA